The proteins below come from a single Serratia fonticola genomic window:
- the narI gene encoding respiratory nitrate reductase subunit gamma, giving the protein MHFLTLFFFDIYPYIAGAIFLIGSWLRYDYGQYTWRAGSSQMLDKKGMRLASNLFHIGILGIFAGHFLGMLTPHWMYESFLPIAVKQKMAMFAGGACGVMMLVGGVLLLKRRLTNPRIRATSSVGDILILTLLVVQVCLGLLTIPFSAQHMDGSEMLKLVAWAQAVVTFHGGAAQHLEGVALIFKIHIVLGMTLFLIFPFCRLVHIWSVPVEYLTRRYQLVRNRR; this is encoded by the coding sequence ATGCACTTTCTGACGCTTTTCTTTTTCGATATCTATCCGTATATCGCCGGGGCGATCTTCCTGATCGGCAGTTGGCTGCGCTACGACTATGGGCAATACACCTGGCGTGCTGGCTCCAGCCAGATGTTGGATAAAAAGGGCATGCGGCTGGCCTCTAACCTGTTCCATATCGGTATTCTGGGCATTTTTGCCGGGCACTTCCTCGGCATGCTGACGCCGCACTGGATGTATGAGTCTTTCCTGCCGATCGCCGTGAAGCAGAAAATGGCGATGTTTGCCGGTGGGGCCTGCGGCGTGATGATGTTGGTGGGCGGTGTGCTGTTATTAAAGCGCCGTTTGACCAACCCACGTATCCGCGCCACCAGTAGCGTAGGGGATATCCTGATCCTGACGTTGCTGGTCGTGCAGGTGTGCCTGGGGCTGCTGACCATTCCGTTCTCTGCTCAACACATGGACGGCAGCGAGATGCTGAAGTTGGTCGCCTGGGCGCAAGCGGTGGTGACCTTCCATGGCGGTGCGGCTCAGCACCTGGAAGGGGTTGCATTGATATTCAAGATCCATATCGTGCTTGGCATGACCCTGTTCCTGATATTCCCGTTCTGCCGCCTGGTGCATATCTGGAGCGTGCCGGTGGAATATCTGACTCGCCGCTACCAGTTGGTACGTAACCGCCGTTAA
- the narJ gene encoding nitrate reductase molybdenum cofactor assembly chaperone, which yields MIALRIIARLLDYPEQELFDHQQDLLEALEPACELDLHHSAQLILFIRRFCARPLLDVQAEYCELFDRGRATSLLLFEHVHGESRDRGQAMVDLMGQYREAGLEIDSRELPDFLPLYLEYLASRNKEEAQGGLQDIAPILALLGARLQQRQSPYAVLFDLLLVLSASGVAANSLQPQVAGETRDDTPQALDAVWEEEQIKFLGEQGCASAQQATHQRRFAGAVAPQYLDVGSMTTATKGR from the coding sequence ATGATCGCTCTGCGAATTATTGCCCGCCTGCTGGATTATCCTGAGCAGGAGCTGTTTGACCATCAGCAAGATCTGCTGGAAGCCCTGGAACCGGCCTGCGAACTGGATTTGCATCACAGCGCCCAACTGATTCTGTTTATCCGCCGCTTCTGCGCCCGTCCGTTGCTGGACGTGCAGGCGGAGTATTGCGAACTGTTCGATCGCGGCCGTGCGACCTCACTGTTGTTGTTTGAGCACGTTCACGGTGAATCCCGCGATCGCGGCCAGGCGATGGTCGATCTGATGGGGCAATACCGCGAAGCCGGGCTGGAGATCGACAGCCGCGAACTGCCGGACTTCCTGCCGCTGTACCTAGAGTATCTGGCTAGCCGCAACAAAGAGGAAGCTCAAGGCGGATTGCAGGATATCGCCCCCATTCTGGCCCTGCTGGGGGCTCGTTTGCAGCAGCGTCAAAGCCCGTATGCGGTGCTGTTCGATCTGCTGCTGGTGTTGTCTGCTAGTGGCGTTGCAGCCAACAGTTTGCAGCCACAAGTTGCCGGTGAAACACGTGACGACACGCCACAGGCACTGGATGCCGTCTGGGAAGAAGAACAGATCAAGTTTTTGGGTGAGCAGGGCTGTGCTTCGGCGCAGCAAGCCACTCACCAGCGGCGCTTTGCTGGGGCGGTGGCGCCACAGTATCTGGATGTGGGCTCAATGACCACGGCAACCAAAGGACGCTAA
- a CDS encoding NAD-dependent epimerase/dehydratase family protein codes for MKVLVTGATSGLGRNAAEWLLAAGHQVHATGRDEAVGRELVALGAKFTPLDLTRAGMEQCEQLMRGYDIVWHCAAKSSPWGDRKAFFQANTYVTEKLAKAAGRCGVKRFIHISTPAIYFDFKHHHNITEGESARRFANHYAASKYAAEQSISALLHRYPQTTYLILRPRGLFGPHDRVIVPRILAQMQRDKGALRLPGGGKAYLDLTFVLNVVHAMDLASNRPNLPSGGIYNITNQQPQRLEDMLHQLLAQQLGWQYRVQALPYRLLWAVAGGMELIAHFTGKEPMLTRYSAAAAYFDMTLDNSRAIEELGYRPRYSLEQGIELTGQWMKQQGMAAHG; via the coding sequence ATGAAAGTCTTGGTAACCGGAGCAACCAGTGGGTTAGGGCGCAATGCGGCCGAGTGGCTGTTGGCTGCCGGGCATCAGGTGCATGCCACCGGGCGTGATGAGGCCGTTGGTCGTGAGTTGGTGGCATTGGGGGCAAAGTTTACCCCGTTAGATCTGACCCGTGCCGGGATGGAACAGTGCGAACAACTGATGAGGGGTTATGACATCGTCTGGCATTGTGCCGCCAAATCTTCCCCGTGGGGCGATCGCAAGGCGTTTTTCCAGGCCAACACCTACGTCACGGAAAAGCTCGCCAAAGCTGCCGGGCGCTGCGGGGTGAAACGCTTTATCCATATCTCGACGCCAGCGATCTATTTTGATTTCAAACATCATCACAACATCACCGAAGGTGAGTCTGCCCGCCGGTTTGCCAATCATTACGCTGCCAGCAAGTATGCTGCCGAACAGAGCATTAGCGCGCTGCTGCATCGCTATCCGCAAACCACCTACCTGATCCTGCGCCCGCGTGGCCTGTTTGGCCCGCATGACCGAGTGATCGTACCCAGGATCCTGGCCCAGATGCAGCGTGACAAAGGTGCTCTGCGCCTGCCCGGTGGCGGTAAAGCCTATCTGGATCTGACCTTTGTGCTCAACGTAGTGCATGCAATGGATCTGGCCAGCAACCGGCCGAATTTGCCTTCCGGCGGCATTTATAACATCACCAACCAACAGCCGCAGCGGCTGGAGGATATGCTGCACCAACTGCTAGCCCAGCAGTTAGGCTGGCAATATCGGGTGCAGGCATTGCCTTATCGGCTGTTGTGGGCGGTGGCAGGTGGCATGGAATTGATAGCCCATTTTACCGGCAAAGAGCCGATGCTGACGCGTTACAGCGCGGCGGCCGCCTATTTTGATATGACGCTGGATAACAGCCGCGCGATTGAAGAGCTGGGCTACCGGCCACGTTATAGCCTGGAGCAGGGGATTGAGCTGACCGGGCAATGGATGAAACAGCAGGGGATGGCGGCGCATGGCTAA
- a CDS encoding F390 synthetase-related protein encodes MIPLMTLWHYLRARRLHFTERAELEAYQARQLKRFARRVLAHSPYFRPYCLLPVSEWPEMDKAIMMTHFDRMNTAGLQLEALLACARRSETDRDFTPKVGKYSVGLSTGTSGRRGVFVVSPQEQQIWAGGMLAKMLPQGVFAGERVALFLRADNNLYHSVNNRWLSLTFYDLFAPFAEHLPQIEREQPTIVVAPAQVLCALANAVERGELRLQVKKVISVAEVLEPQDRQLLKRVFADVGEVYQATEGFLAATCSHGTLHLNEEFIHVEPQWIDEQRFTPLITDFTRRTQPIVRYRLDDILVRRAEPCPCGQASMALERIEGRCDDQLLLPGLQGAAQRVFADLCRRVIANALPAVADYRLTQLSSQRLHLMADCSPAELEHCQQQLIALFIQQGIAVQQLEWQLTAQSIMPQFDAKRRRIVRLPEAP; translated from the coding sequence ATGATCCCGCTGATGACGCTATGGCACTATCTGCGAGCACGCAGGCTGCATTTCACCGAACGGGCAGAACTGGAGGCTTATCAGGCGCGTCAGTTAAAACGCTTTGCCCGTCGGGTATTGGCGCATAGCCCCTATTTCCGGCCATACTGTCTGTTACCTGTGAGCGAATGGCCAGAAATGGACAAAGCGATCATGATGACGCATTTTGATCGGATGAATACCGCCGGGCTGCAACTTGAGGCTCTGTTGGCCTGTGCCCGGCGCAGCGAAACCGATCGCGATTTCACCCCAAAAGTGGGCAAATACAGCGTGGGTTTATCGACCGGCACCTCTGGGCGACGCGGCGTGTTTGTGGTCAGCCCGCAGGAACAGCAGATCTGGGCTGGCGGCATGCTGGCCAAAATGCTGCCGCAAGGGGTGTTTGCCGGTGAGCGGGTCGCGCTGTTTCTGCGTGCGGACAACAATCTGTACCACAGCGTCAACAACCGCTGGTTGAGCCTGACGTTTTACGATCTGTTTGCTCCCTTTGCCGAGCACTTACCGCAGATTGAACGCGAGCAACCCACCATCGTGGTCGCACCTGCGCAGGTATTGTGCGCGTTGGCTAATGCGGTCGAGCGGGGCGAGTTACGACTACAGGTGAAAAAGGTGATCTCGGTGGCCGAGGTGCTGGAGCCGCAGGATCGCCAACTGCTAAAGCGGGTATTTGCCGACGTGGGCGAAGTCTATCAAGCCACCGAAGGTTTTCTGGCTGCCACCTGTAGCCACGGCACCTTGCATCTGAACGAAGAGTTTATTCACGTGGAACCGCAGTGGATCGATGAGCAGCGCTTTACCCCGCTGATCACCGATTTTACCCGCCGTACGCAGCCGATCGTGCGTTATCGGCTGGATGATATTCTGGTGCGGCGTGCGGAGCCTTGCCCATGCGGCCAGGCCAGCATGGCGTTGGAGCGGATTGAAGGGCGCTGTGACGATCAACTGTTGCTGCCAGGATTGCAGGGCGCAGCGCAGCGAGTCTTTGCCGACCTGTGCCGCCGGGTGATTGCCAACGCGTTGCCCGCTGTGGCGGATTATCGCCTGACCCAGTTGTCTAGCCAACGGCTGCACCTGATGGCCGACTGTAGCCCTGCCGAGCTGGAACATTGTCAGCAGCAGCTAATCGCGCTGTTTATCCAGCAAGGTATCGCGGTGCAGCAACTGGAGTGGCAACTGACCGCGCAAAGTATCATGCCGCAGTTTGATGCTAAACGCCGACGCATCGTGCGTTTGCCGGAGGCGCCATGA
- a CDS encoding MBL fold metallo-hydrolase, giving the protein MANITTFEIGYCTHLGCMALRGSPMRSCKFPSRAYLLEVGERRWLWDTGYASYFQQYTASGIFRLYSQITPVYFSPQQALLEQLRSRGVSVGDIEAVIISHFHADHIAGLRDFSSLNMICSGEGWQQTRELRGFAALKRAFIPGLIPEEFESALQFVESFPLQSLPAELAPFQQGYALPGSDGQILIVPLPGHAAGHLGAFVQTDAGWTLLASDAAWSPLNYQQLRGPSRLANLIMDNPRSYYQTLEALNQLHHGGAAEILLCHEGDL; this is encoded by the coding sequence ATGGCTAACATCACCACCTTTGAAATCGGCTATTGCACCCACCTTGGCTGCATGGCGCTGCGTGGCTCGCCGATGCGTAGCTGCAAATTCCCTTCCCGTGCCTACCTGCTGGAGGTGGGCGAGCGTCGCTGGCTATGGGATACCGGTTATGCCAGCTATTTCCAACAGTACACCGCCAGCGGTATTTTCCGGTTGTATAGCCAGATTACCCCGGTCTATTTCAGCCCACAGCAGGCGCTGCTTGAGCAGTTGCGTAGCCGGGGTGTCAGTGTGGGTGATATTGAGGCGGTGATTATTTCCCATTTTCATGCTGACCATATCGCTGGCCTGCGTGATTTCAGCAGCCTCAACATGATTTGTTCCGGTGAGGGCTGGCAGCAAACTCGTGAGCTGCGTGGCTTTGCCGCCCTGAAGCGGGCGTTTATACCGGGGTTGATCCCCGAGGAGTTTGAATCCGCATTGCAGTTTGTGGAGTCATTCCCGCTACAGAGTCTGCCAGCCGAACTGGCACCGTTCCAGCAGGGATATGCGCTGCCGGGCAGCGATGGGCAAATCCTCATTGTGCCTCTGCCAGGCCATGCGGCGGGCCATCTTGGTGCCTTTGTCCAAACCGACGCGGGCTGGACGCTGCTGGCAAGCGATGCCGCCTGGTCGCCGCTGAACTACCAGCAACTGCGTGGTCCTTCACGGCTGGCGAACCTGATCATGGATAATCCGCGTAGCTACTACCAAACCCTTGAAGCGCTCAACCAACTGCATCACGGCGGCGCGGCAGAGATCCTGTTGTGCCATGAGGGGGATTTATGA
- the narH gene encoding nitrate reductase subunit beta: MKIRSQVGMVLNLDKCIGCHTCSVTCKNVWTSREGMEYAWFNNVESKPGIGYPNAWEDQDKWKGGWIRKINGKLEPRMGNRVGLLSKIFANPDVPALDDYYEPFDYDYQNLHTAPQGKHQPIARPRSLITGQRMNKIESGPNWEEILGGEFDKRAKDKNFDNMQKAMYGQFENTFMMYLPRLCEHCLNPACVATCPSGAIYKRGEDGIVLIDQDKCRGWRMCLTGCPYKKIYFNWKSGKSEKCIFCYPRIEAGQPTVCSETCVGRIRYLGVLLYDADRIEQAAATENDKDLYQSQMDIFLDPHDPAVIEQALKDGIPQGVIEAAQQSPVYKMAMDWKLALPLHPEYRTLPMVWYVPPLSPIQSAADAGELAHSGVLPDVESLRIPVQYLANLLTAGDTAPVLLALKRMLAMRHYKRAETVDGVVDTSALEQVGLTEAQAQEMYRYLAIANYEDRFVVPSSHRELAREAFPESKGCGFSFGDGCHGSDSKFNLFNSRRIDAIDVTQKTPRKEDAS; the protein is encoded by the coding sequence ATGAAAATTCGTTCGCAAGTTGGCATGGTGCTCAACCTGGACAAGTGCATCGGTTGCCATACCTGTTCGGTGACCTGTAAGAACGTCTGGACCAGCCGCGAAGGCATGGAATACGCCTGGTTCAACAACGTGGAAAGCAAACCAGGCATCGGCTATCCCAACGCCTGGGAAGATCAGGATAAATGGAAGGGCGGCTGGATACGCAAAATCAACGGCAAGTTGGAGCCGCGCATGGGTAACCGCGTTGGCCTGCTGTCGAAGATCTTTGCCAACCCGGACGTGCCCGCACTGGACGATTACTACGAGCCGTTCGATTACGACTACCAGAACCTGCATACCGCCCCGCAGGGCAAGCATCAGCCGATCGCCCGTCCGCGCTCGCTGATCACCGGCCAGCGGATGAACAAGATCGAAAGCGGCCCAAACTGGGAAGAGATCCTCGGCGGCGAGTTCGACAAGCGTGCCAAAGATAAAAACTTCGACAACATGCAGAAGGCGATGTACGGCCAGTTCGAAAACACCTTCATGATGTATCTGCCACGCCTGTGCGAGCACTGCTTGAACCCGGCCTGTGTGGCGACTTGTCCGAGCGGTGCGATCTATAAACGCGGCGAAGACGGCATTGTGCTGATCGATCAGGATAAATGCCGCGGTTGGCGGATGTGCCTGACCGGCTGCCCGTACAAGAAAATCTACTTCAACTGGAAGAGCGGCAAATCCGAGAAGTGCATCTTCTGCTACCCAAGGATTGAGGCTGGCCAGCCGACCGTATGTTCAGAAACCTGCGTGGGGCGTATCCGCTATCTCGGCGTGCTGCTGTACGATGCCGACCGCATTGAACAAGCGGCCGCGACAGAGAACGATAAAGACCTGTATCAGAGCCAAATGGATATCTTCCTCGATCCGCACGACCCGGCGGTGATTGAGCAAGCGCTGAAAGACGGTATCCCGCAAGGGGTGATTGAGGCTGCGCAGCAGTCGCCGGTTTACAAGATGGCGATGGACTGGAAGCTGGCGCTGCCGCTGCACCCGGAATATCGCACCTTACCGATGGTGTGGTACGTGCCGCCGTTGTCTCCGATCCAGTCGGCTGCTGATGCCGGTGAGTTGGCCCACAGCGGCGTGTTGCCTGATGTCGAAAGCCTGCGCATCCCGGTGCAATATCTGGCGAATCTGTTGACCGCCGGGGATACCGCTCCGGTGCTGTTGGCGCTGAAACGGATGTTGGCGATGCGCCACTACAAGCGGGCAGAAACCGTGGACGGCGTGGTGGATACCAGCGCGCTGGAGCAGGTGGGACTGACAGAGGCGCAGGCGCAAGAGATGTATCGCTATCTGGCGATCGCCAACTACGAAGACCGTTTCGTCGTGCCTTCCAGCCATCGTGAGCTGGCGCGCGAAGCCTTCCCGGAAAGCAAAGGCTGTGGCTTCAGCTTTGGCGACGGTTGCCACGGCAGCGACAGCAAGTTCAACCTGTTTAACAGCCGCCGCATCGATGCCATCGACGTGACGCAGAAAACCCCGCGCAAGGAGGATGCCTCATGA
- a CDS encoding 3-oxoacyl-[acyl-carrier-protein] synthase III C-terminal domain-containing protein: MTIDNLSHPVLPLKIIATGAALPPGCIESSALDRQLNKPVGYVEKRSGIIHRFHASNQASQAELAVAALDDALARHAIPRDSIDLLISASAIAVQALPFSAAHILKIAGLASGTAGFDINTSCVSFISALQVAAGLLNAGVYRRIAIVSADIASRGIDWEDEESSLIFGDGAACAIVERGDGRSGILSYLMETYPEGSDLCEIRAGGTRRNPRAGMNDSDFLFHMKGKQLFRQASALIEGYLERLLSAAGLTLPQIATVVPHQASHLSLEHMRKRLHVAPEALVDIYRYRGNQVAASIPSALHEAAITDRLNVNQPVMLIGTAAGLTLGGMVLLP, encoded by the coding sequence ATGACCATTGATAACCTGTCCCACCCCGTCCTGCCGCTGAAAATCATCGCGACCGGCGCGGCTTTGCCTCCCGGCTGCATCGAATCTTCGGCGTTGGATCGGCAATTGAACAAACCCGTCGGCTATGTAGAAAAACGCTCGGGGATTATTCATCGCTTTCATGCCAGCAATCAGGCCAGCCAGGCCGAACTGGCCGTCGCCGCATTGGATGACGCGCTGGCTCGCCATGCTATCCCGCGTGATTCCATCGATCTGTTGATCTCGGCCTCGGCCATTGCCGTACAGGCATTGCCCTTTAGTGCCGCGCATATTCTTAAAATCGCCGGCTTAGCCTCAGGTACCGCAGGTTTTGATATCAATACCAGCTGCGTCAGCTTTATTAGCGCATTGCAGGTGGCGGCTGGGCTACTCAACGCCGGCGTTTACCGGCGAATTGCCATCGTCTCTGCCGATATTGCCTCGCGCGGTATCGACTGGGAGGATGAAGAGTCCTCACTGATTTTTGGTGATGGTGCCGCCTGTGCCATTGTGGAACGCGGCGATGGGCGCAGTGGGATTTTGTCCTACCTGATGGAAACCTATCCGGAAGGCAGCGATCTGTGTGAAATCCGCGCCGGTGGCACACGCCGTAATCCGCGTGCCGGGATGAACGACAGCGATTTTCTGTTCCATATGAAGGGCAAACAGTTGTTCCGCCAAGCCTCGGCGCTGATTGAAGGCTACCTTGAGCGCTTGCTGAGCGCCGCAGGGCTCACCTTGCCACAAATCGCCACCGTGGTGCCGCACCAGGCCAGCCATCTCTCGCTGGAACATATGCGCAAAAGGCTGCATGTAGCGCCAGAGGCGTTGGTGGATATCTATCGTTACCGGGGCAACCAGGTGGCGGCATCAATTCCATCAGCTTTACATGAAGCGGCGATCACCGACAGGCTGAATGTCAATCAGCCGGTAATGTTGATCGGTACCGCTGCTGGGCTGACCCTGGGCGGCATGGTTCTGCTGCCATGA